The Prosthecobacter fusiformis sequence AGTCTTCCCAACGGCTCCAAACTCAAAGGAGTTCGTGCCAGCCTGCAGTCCGTCGGCAATGACAACGACGAACATGCTTTCATCAATCTCATCACAGCGACCGGAGAAAGTGTTCGTCATACCGATGAGAATGGGGAGTTTCTTTTCGAAGGCATCCCGACGGGCCAGTTCAAAATCACCCTCACTAAAGCTGGTTATACTTTTGGAAGTGCCTATTACTTCACGGGAGGTGCTTCCCCCTATGACCAGACTCGGGAATATGTTGCGGGCGGCTCTCTGACCATGCCTCCAGTCGTCTCCCTCAGCTATCCTGCGGAAGGCAAGTCTTACAAGATTTTCAATGCTCTCACAGGATATGCCAAGGCCTCCAACAGTTCAGGTCTTCAGGACATCCAGTTCCGTCTGAAAAGCGACAATAAATGGTGGAATTGGGTCACTCCTGGTTTTGGTGCTGAGGGGGCTGCCTTCAATGAGGCACTCAACGCCCGGCCCGAAACCATAACAAATGACAATTGGGCCATCAATTCCAGTTTCATGAGTGGCTTGGCGGACGGCGTCTATAGGCTGGAAGTCCGTGGGCGTGATTTGGCTGGCAATGTGTCTGAATGGGTAGGTTCCACCTACACCCTGGACCGTCAGGCACCCGTGATCGCCAATAATCCAGTGAACGGAGGCGGCACTTTCTTTGATTTTGAAACCCTGCCCGTGGGAGGCACGATTTCAGACACACTGGATCCTGAGCCTGTGGTGGATTTTACGATTTGTGAGAACAACAGCGGCACTGACCGGTACTGGACAGGCAGCTCTTGGACAAACAATGACCTGGATCCCAGCATCAAGCTCCCTGCCCTGGTGCAGGGAGGACGTTGGCACCCGCTTTCAGCAAGCTCATTGCCCCCGCGTGCACTGTTGCAGCCAGGTGCTTTCTATGTCGTAGCCCGAGCAACGGATCGTGCAGGCAACTCGACAACGACAGCCTATCTGGACATGCAGCGCAGCCCAGTGGACACGACCGTTCCGGATGCTGTCACCTTCACTTCATTCACGAACGGGCAAAGCTTTGGTGACCATTTCATGCCAGTGCTGACCGGCACTGCCACGGATGCTGAAAGTTACATCAAAGGCGTGCGGGTTTATCTCATGCGACTGGTTCCAGGCCAGGAAGGAGAGTCCGATACTTTCAAATATTGGTCGGGAGAGGAGTGGTTTGATGCAGGAGCCGATCCCGACCGGCAGGCCCATCTGGAGGCTTCCTATGATCCTGCCACCCATGTCTGGGCTGCACCGGCTTTAGACTACCGTCTGCCAGCCGGTCCGGATGAGCTGCCTGCGGGCACTTACAAAGTGCAGGCTACAGCGTTTAACCGCGAAAGCCCACAAGGCACGCGACTGGTGGAACAGACCTTTTACATCGCCACTAATGGCCCCCAAATCAGCATTACGGCCCCTTCCCACAATGGCTTCGTCAATAATAACTGGACGCTTTCAGGCACGGTCACGGATCGTACCAATACGGGCTTTGAGAACAATCGTGTCAACCTGACGATCTATCGTCAAAGCGACGGCAAATTTTGGAGCGGAACCCATTGGGTCACGGGAGATCCCGAACTGCATGCCGCGATCCAAAATGGCAACACCTGGACCTACCCGGGGGACCAATCTGGTGAGAGCCTGCCCACGGGTGAAGACACATATGCCGTCAGCGCCTACGTCCGGGACGGCAATGGCATCTCCTCCATCTCGACTCCAGGAGGCCTGGCTGGGAATAACCAAATCCTCTTCAAGATCGACACCACTCCGCCTGCGTGCGTCATTGCTTCCCCTGCTAACAATCAAGCCATCACGACTTCCTCCCTGGCGAGCTCCTTCTTCAATGGCACGGCCACAGATTCATCCGGCCAGCCACAGATGAAGTTGTTTATCAAACGGCTGCTGGACGGATCCTATTGGGGGAAAACCGATTGGGGTTCTCTCGTCTGGCCCGCCACAGCATTGCCTGCCGTTTATCCTGGTGGCACCCAGTCCACCGCGTGGACATTGAATACCGCCTTTCCGTGCATTAACCAATTTTACTGGGGGATGGCCAATGGTAACTATGAACTCATCGCCGAGGCTCGAGACATCGCAGGGAATGTATCCAGAACGAGTGTCAATTTGGTGGTTGATTACAATCCCGTCTGGCTGCGTCCGCAGGATGAACTGGTCTACAAACTGCCGGACCAAACACCGCCTATCGCCGCCAGTGGTATCGCAAGCACCCAGCCCCATGTCGTCGAACCATGGCAGGATGGAATGCCTGGGTATATGAAGACTCTGATTCCGATGTCCTTCAAGGCAGACAACCAAGGTCGCTATTTCGTCGGTAACGAAGTCAAGGACACTTATTATAATTACGGCACCACGTTCGACATTTACCATGGCATCATCCAACGGCTCGGAACGGGCGGATGGAGACGCCAGCGCACGACTTACTCCACGACGACAGGCACCTTTCCAAACCAGGTCACGACTTATTATGAAAGCTGGGGGCCTGGACAGGATATTGCCATCAGTGAACTGGAATATCGGGCGGTCAATGCCAACCCAACCGTGATCAAAACGGATGATCAGGGCAATACGTACGCAGCTTTCACACTGAATTTTTTCACGGAGTACGGCTCAACGTACGGCCCGGAACTCTACCGGAGCGGCAGTGCTTTGCTCGTTAAATTTGACGCTGACGGTGACCTCGTCTGGCGTGTTTATGTGCCACCTGCAAATACGGAAGGCTGGCTGGCTGAAATTGCCATTACCCATCTCGATATTCTGCCAGACGGTTCATTGAGCGTCATTGTTGTCAATAATACTGCACTCACCCAGCACTCCCCTTATTACCGTATTCGAACTGCTGTGGTGCGTCTGAATGCTGATGGGACGACGGAATCCGTCATTCAATTTGGGCAGTCGGAAGATGGGGACAACAACATTCCTTACATCCAGAGCCGCGTGGTGGATGCCACGGTGGATTCGGCGGGAAATACTTTCCTCATCACCAATGAAACGGTTCAAAACCTAGGCTATTCTAGACAAGTGCTGCGAAAAATCGATTCTTCCGGCGACGTGTTGAATCAAGTCGTCACCAGTCTGTGTGATGCACCGGAAGTCTGGTCAGCTTTGTCCACGGATGCGGTTGGAAATGTTTATGTCGTAAGCACTTTCCAGATCTCCACAGGGGATGGACGCCCGGCGGTCACCAAGTTTGATTCCTCGCTGAACTTTCAGTGGCGCGCCTTTGGCCTGCCTAACAGCGTGAATGTCGAGTATGGCATTACGGGGTCATATGATCTGCATGTGGGGCCTCTGGGCATCACAGTTCTTCATGACATCGTGGGTGATGATGAAACGGAATTTGCTCACAGACATCCTCAGTTTCTGCGTTTCTCTTTGAGCGGTGATCTTTTGTGGGCTCGCGCAGTGCAACGTCCATCTAACTCATCCGTCCAAGGTGATGACTCTGTGCAATTTATGGAAGTGACCACTGCCGGAGACACTCTTTTCCTCGGCTACTTTGGGCCTGATGCTGTTTACGGCAAAATCAGCAATGCCGGAGACATCCAATTTTACCGCACCATTTCTGAGGCAGAAGAGGAAGCCACCGCTCAGCGCACAACCCTTTTACCCAATGGCAAACTGGCCGCATTGTTTCACGACCAAGTCGGCAACAACCCCGGCCAGCAGACTATCCGGGAATTCGCGAATCCAGCCAGTGTTAACCTCCCTGTCACTCTGGATCCTTTGCTCCCCGCAGACCAGGATCTACTAACAGGAAATACGGTGACTTTGAAAGTCATCAATCGCGGCAGTATCGCCACCTCCTACCAGTGGCGTAAAAAAAACCAGGCTGGCACTCACCATAATATCGACGGAGCGACGGCTGATACGCTGGTCTTGGAAGACATCGCGCTGACAGCGGCTGGAGAATACAGTTGTGTGGTCACCAACGGATCCGGCCCAGTGACTTCTCGCATAGCCACGTTAACAGTGGTGCAAGCGGTGCCCTTCGATGTGGCGTTGGACAGTCCTGACCGCACATGGACAACCGGGGCAAATTCAACGCCTGCCTGGTTTGGTTTTGGCGGAACGCCGAGCTATGACGGGGTCGATGCTGCCTCTTCAGGGGTGGTCGGCCGCTCCGAAAGCACCACTATCGAAACCATCGTCGATGGACCTGCCACCATCAGTTTTTGGTCGAAAGCAGATATGGAAGACTTCCAGGATAATTTCTTTTTCTACATTGATGGAGAAATGGTCTCAGGATCTTATTGGGCTTACGATTGGCGGAAGGAAACTCATGAAATTGAAGGTGACGGCCCCCATACTTTAAGCTGGGTCTTTTCTCGCAGCAGCACGAGTAATGAAGGGGTCACGCACAAGGCTTGGCTGGATGCCTTCGCGATTGCTGGTCAGATGTCCCTTGGCGAAGGTTTGGACAATGCAACCCTGACTTTCACCACCGGCGGGACAGACTACGAAGGAGACCCCCTGCCTGCGGGCACGGGGTGGAAAGCAGTCAGTTCCCCAGAGCCCGCTCATGACGGTGTGGATTCAGCCTCCAGTGGTGAGATCTTTAATGACGAGGAATCGTGGATGGAGACCACAGTGACGGGTCCGGGCACTCTCGACTTCTGGTGGAAGGTCTCTTCCGATCCTTCTGACCGTCTGAAACTGGGCATTGATGAAGTGTATTCCTACGGATCTATTTCCGGTCAGCAGGACTGGGTGCACATGATCGTGCCCATTCCAACGTCGGGGACACATACCATACGTTGGTCTTATGTGAAGAATGAGTTCACGAATGGAGGGCTGGATACAGCCTGGGTGGACCAGGTCGTGTTCACTCCAGGAACTCCGGTGATTGCTACGGCACCATCCTTCACGTCACAGCCAGCGTCACGGCTAGGCATTGTAGGCGGCTCAGTCGCCTTTTCACCCGTGGTCAGCGGGTCACCAACGATCACTTATCAATGGAAAAAAGCGGGCAAGGATATCCTAACTGCCAAGAGTCTGGGTCTCGTCCTGCAAAATTTGAAAAGCACCGACGTCAGTAGCTATCTGCTGAGGGCAACGAATCCCCAGGGCAGCACGGATTCCCAGATGGCCTATCTTGGACTCGCGACACGTGGTCCTGCGGCTGTCACGGTCAAAGAGGGGGCGGCTCTCTCGCTCAGCGCTACAGCCACCGTGCCAGTGGGCGCTGTGATCAATGAATACATTTGGTTGCTGGATGGTGACCCTCTCGGAGATGGTGTCCTCCATGGTGCCACGATCAGTGGAAGTGGAAGCAAGAGCCTAAAAATCACAAACATGAATGCCCTGCTTGCGGGTGCGTTTACTTGTCAAATGCGCATGGGTCCCAAGACACCTGCGACATCCAATTGGGCACCCGTTTACGGCAACAATGGTGATACCAATGTATCGGTCATCGAAAAACCGGTGATTTCTACACCTGTTTTGCCTTCACACATTGTGAGTGAGACGGTGGACATTCCCATCCTGGTTTCAAATAGTCCGACGAAAGTATCCGTGTCAGGATTGCCTGCGGGTGTTGTTTACAATACCATCACTCGTAAGCTGACCGGCAAGGCCACAGCGCCTAACAAAATGGTCAAAGGCATCGCCCAGCCTTATCAGATAAAGATCAGTGCCACCAATACCGCGGGGACCGTCGTCGCCGGCCCGTTTCCTTGGAATATCACGTCGTTGGATACGCGGGCAGAGGGCAGCTACAATGCCCTTATTGATCGTAACCTTGCGCTCAATGGCACTACCGGTAACACCCACGGTTTTGGAGGCACCTTTAAAACGACGATCACGAATACCGGAGCCCTGTCTGGCACTCTTAAGCTGGGTAGCGTTTCATATTCATTCAAAGGCGCGTTGAATGCTTATCAGCCAACCGTTGACGATGAAGACGTTAATCCAACGGCCTCCATCACCATCACGCGGAAGTCTCCGCTGCCATCCATCGGCATCACTCTGGATTTTGATCTGACTGCGGGCAGTGTGACTGGCACAGTCACTGCCGGTGCTGCGTTAGCACCGCTTAACGGATGTAAGGCTATCATTTCTACAGCCTATGAAGGACTGCACAATGCCGCGCTTTTCATTGATCCAACTCTAACCACCAATACTGACTATCCGCAGGGCAGCGGTTACGCCACCCTCAAGGTCAGTAAAACGGCGGTCGTCACCTGGGGCGGTAAACTGTCTGACAGCACTGCCATCGTGGGCAGCTTCCCAGTGGGTGTTGGAGGCCTCGTTCCATTGAATGCGATGATGTATAGCAACACAGGCAGCGTGCAGGGCTGGGTGACGATTACATCTTCCAATCACCATGTGGATGGCTCAGTGAATTGGTATAAGGCGCAGCAGAACACTACCTTCAGCTACAAAGCTGGTATTCCACCTCACAATCTGACAGTCACCGGTGGTCTATACGAGCCAAAGAACGTCAGTCTATACAGCATGCTGGGCCTTAGTGCGGGTGAGGCAAATACCCAGACAGCCTTTTCGAAGGGAGGCCTGGGCTCGCCCCTGACAAAAACCTTCAAGATCACGGCGGATAACAAACTCACTGTCCCTGTCCATGACATTGCGCTGAGCCTCAAAATAACTCCCGCCACAGGTCTCATCACCGGCAGCTTTACCCAACCTGGGCTAACTTTGAGCAAGCCGCGCAAGGCTACGGTTTATGGGGCCATCATTCCCCGGCTCAACAAAGGTCATGGCTTCTTCGTTTTACCTGAACTGCCCACACCTCCGGCCACCACCGCACCTATTTTAAGTGGGAAGGTGGAGATCGGCGCACCTTAATATTTACCGAAAGCTCAGCATCCCAGTTTCCTCAGATGGGGAACTGGGATGCTGCTGGATTCACCCCAGCAGAAGGCCCGTCTCCAGACCTTTGCCTCTCAGAAAATCTCCCGCTGCCATCTTTTTGCCACCTTCGGCCTGCACTTCTTCGAGGGCTAGCAGGCCTTGGCCGCAGGCGACGATGAGTCCTGTTTTCGGATCACTGCTGACCACCGTTCCCGGAGCGGGACAGGATTCAGCCTCGGGTATGACACGGGCGCGATGCACCTTCAGCGGGGCAGGTTTATCCCCTGGAAGAAGGGTGAAGGTTCCCGGCCAGGGATTGTAGGCACGGATTAGAAATTCCAGTTCCACTGCGGGGCGGGTCCAGTCCAGACGGCCATCCTCACGCTTCAGTTTTCCACAGTGAGTGGCCAGGGCATTATCCTGCGCTTTTCTGGGTGCAGGGCCGGAGGCAATGAGGTCCAAGGCTTCCTCCAGGCTGGAGGGGGCAGCCAGGGCTAATTTATCATGCAGCGTGCCGCCTGTATCGGTTGGTTCGATAGTCACACGATCCATCAGCAGGATGTCTCCCGTATCCAGCCCCTCATCCATGTGCATGATGGTCACTCCGGTTTCAGCATCGCCAGCGCGGATGGCGGCCTGGATGGGTGAAGCTCCGCGATACTTGGGCAAAAGCGAAGCGTGAATGTTCAGGCAGGCCAGCTTGGGCACATTCAGCACATCGCGGGAGAGGATCTGACCATAGGCAACGACGACAGCCACATCCGCATTGAATGCCTTTAGCTCCTCCACTGCATGGCGGATTTTCAGGGGTTGGAGGACTGGGATGCCTGCGGCCTGCGCGCGCACCTTCGTCTGCGGCGGCGTGAGCACTAGCTTTCTCCCCGCCGGTTTATCCGGCTGAGTGACCACGCCCACCACTTGATGTTTGGGGGTATAGATCAGCCATTCCAGCGAGGGCAGTCCGATGTCCCCGGTTCCAATGAAAAGGATACGCATATCCCCTTCCCTTATACCTTCATTTGCTCAATGTCACGCCAGGCCTGGAGTGTCATCACACCGGCGAGGATGTCATAGAGAACCTTGGCGGGAGGCTGGCTGGCATCGATCTCCACAATGCGGTCGCCCTTATAGTATTCCAGGATCGGCTTGGTCTCCGCCTCATAGGTGGCGAATCGCTGCTGAATCACGGATTCATTGGCGTCATCGAAGCGGTTGTCTTTCAGTGCACGTTTGCGCAGCCGCCGGGCGAGTTCGGTGCGGTCTGGACAGGAGAGGTGAAAGACCTTCAGCACCTCGATGTCTTCTTCCATAAACTTCGCTTGATCCACATTACGAGGGATGCCATCCAGCACCAGGAAATCAATCTCCGGCTTGAACTGATGGCCATCCACCCGCTGCCTGATGTTTCCCCGCCAGAGCTGCACTGTGATGTCATCTGGCACCAGTTCACCCCGGCTGGAATATTCGACAAACTTCTGTCCCAATGTCGTGCGAGTATCCAGAGAGCGGAAGACATCCCCGCAGGCCAGATGATGAAAACGCGGAATGGAGCCGAGCACTTTCCCCTGCGTTCCCTTGCCGCTGCCGGGAGCGCCAAGGATAAGAAGAGTGCGAAAACGAGGGGTGGATTCAGCCATGATCAGAAAATATTTAGCACGTCACGGGAGCGTCACAAGCTAGGCTTAAGGCTACTTTCACACTTATTGTTATCGGATTTCATCCAATCTTGCCATCAGCGCAGCGGTCACCTGCTCCGGTTTTAGATGCTGCCACTCGCCTTTTTCTGCTTGGATCACGGTCACTCCCGCTTGCGGTGGAGCCCACAGCGCCGGGTCCGTCGGGCCAAAAAGCAGCAGGCACGGTACCCCGCACGCCGCCGCCAAATGGGAAATGCCGCTATCATGGCCCAGGAAAAAACCGCAGGTCCCCAGCCTGTCCGCCAGCTCTGGCAGTGGCAGGGCATGCCAGTGATCCTCAGCGCGAAATGCCGCTACATTTACCCCGCGCTCCAGCTCCGCCTCCCCCGTAATGAGCACCAGTTCCACCGCGCCGATCTCTTGCTGAAGTGCCGCCATCACCTGAGCCCAGTTTTCCACCGGCCAGTTTTTTTTGGTTGAGCCGCTGCCCAGATGCAGAGCGATGCGTTTCGGTTCTACCGCTGGCTCGGCTGGCGCAAGCACGGGCTTTCGCCATTCGGGCTCCTCCAGATACATCGCTAGTTTCTCCAGAGGTTTGGCCAGTTGCTGCGCGGCGTGACCTTGTCCAGGGCGGATTGAGTGGGGGCATTCCAGCAGCGTTTTCACTCCCATGCCCTCAAGCTGGCCACGCAAGATGCCATCGGGGTCAAAGAGGTAGCTTACCACGACATTGAAGCTCAGCAGATATTCCACCAGAGCCGGGTCAATGGTGGCCCCTTTGGCAAAGAGCAGCGCCATGGACCGGTGCTCCAGGCTGCGCATCGAATCTGCAAGCCCCGCTTTCAACGCCAGATCCATGATGCCCGGATACCCCAGCACCTCCAGATGGCATCCGGAGAAAGTTTCACGGATCAGCCGGATAGCGGGCAGCGTCAGAATAAAATCTCCGATAGCCCCTCCGCGGATGACCAGGATGCGCGGCTTCTTGCGCTCCATAGCGGGATCAATACGTCGTGATGGCCAGCAGCAGCAGCAGCGCACCGTAGCCGATGCCGCCCCAGACGGCCACGCTCCACCGCACTGGCTTGGCCAGCAACCAGGTGATCCAGTCCCGCATCAGGAAAGGCATGCCCACAAAGAACATGCCGACGATGATCCAGGCATAAGCCAGGATGGGCAGGAGCAGACGCGTCACCTGCGGCTGCAAAAATGCCGCTGCCAACACCGGACCAGCCGCCAGCAGCATCAGGGAACCCAGTGCACGCACGGCCAAAAACTCCTTCACATACATTAGCACCAGCACAAAACCGATGGGCACCAGCATGAGAAACCACTTCCTCAGAAAAAAGAATTCCCCCATGTCCATATTAAACAGGCACATCATCCCCCAGGCGAAGCCGATGCTCAGCAGCACTACGCCCCAGAAATAATTGCGCGGGAAACCCTTCAGGAAAGCCTTGGCCGTATCTGCATTCTTCCAGGCCCAGAGATGGGTCGCCAGCAGTGCCAGCCCCAAAACGATGCCCGTGGGCTTCAGGGGGATACCACCGGAGGGTTCCAGATGGTAAAGGTAGTTGTGCAGATCAGTCAGCATGTGGGCCGTCACCCTGTCTCGTCTCGGCTCCGAATCAATCAAATCACAAAATGCTTTTGAGATGATTTCTCCGGTTGCTTGGAAATTTGTTGAGATTATTCCTCAATAAGACACTCTTCTGAGTCCTCTCCCATCGTCGGTCACGCTTTCTCATGGCTAGCTTCCCCAGCACCTACCAACTCAAGGCGTCAGAGCTGGACGAAGTTTATGTGGCAGAATCCAACATTGAGGAACATGGACTCGTTGTGGAGTCCCACTATGTACCCCTGGTTCCCTGGGTGCAGGGCAGCACCACGACCCGCACGGTCCGCCCCGGCTTTTACATGCATTGGGCGGATGAATTCTTCGACCGGGAGTTGCGTCTCCGCTGCAATGAAGAGCTGGACTTTTACGTCATCACCTTTGCACTGGAGGGCCACTGGCAGGAGATTTCCGGCGCACGCCGCCGCACCTATGACCGCCACGCCGGCACCATGGCACTCATCCGTTTCAGCCAGTCCAAGGAGCATCGTGCCATGCCCACCGCCCAGGCCAAGCAGGCGCGGCACCTCACCGTCGCCATCGAGGGTAGCCAGCTCCGCCATTGGCTCACGGATCGGGAGCTGACGGAGCACCCGCAATGGCGCCGGTTCCTCAATGGTGAGGGGGATCCATGCATCGTCGCCCCCCTCACCCCCCGTGCCCGGCTGGTGGTGGAGCAGATCCAAAACTGCCCTTTCCAGGGTGCCTGCCGGGCGTTGTCCATGGAGGCCCGCTGTCTGGACCTCATCGTGGAAATGATCGTTGCCCTCAGCCCCGCCCCATTACTTTCCAGCCGCCGCCTCACCTCTCAGGACCAGGAGCGCATTTACGCAGCTGCTGAACTCCTGCGCAAATCGCTGGAGGCACCTCCCACGCTCATGGAGCTGGCCACCCGAGTTTCCTTGAGCGAGTCCAAGCTGAAGTCCGGCTTTCATCAGGTTTTTGGAACTACCACTTTTGGTTATCTCCGCCAGCAGCGGCTGGAAAAAGCGCGGCTGCTGCTGGAGCGGGGGGATTGTACCATTCTGGATGCCTCCCATATGGTCGGCATTAGCAATCCCAGCCACTTTGCCACCCTGTTCAAGCAGCAGTTCGGCATGAATCCGAAGCAGTTTCAACTGAACGCCACGCGGCAGAAATAAAACGCCATGTGGTAGAAATCAGATGATAACGGGTCTCAGTAGCTGCCTGCATGAAGCCCCTCCCGCTGTCCCTCATTTTCACCTGCCTTTCCCTGACCCCTCTCTGGGCGCAACAAGCCCCAGACGCGGCCGCTACGGAAGTGGAAACCCTGCCAGAAGTCATCGTCTCCGCTGAAGCGGAACCAAAGAACCGCTATACGGAACCGGTCTCCAACTCTGCATCCCGTTTGCCGGAAAATGTGATGGAGGTCCCCCGCTCCGTGCAGACGGTCACCCAGCAGGTCATCCAGGACCGGGCCATTGTGGATCCCCAGGAAGCCGTCCAGAACGTCAGCGGTGTGCAGCGTGGCGGTTCCTTCACCGGCACCGGGGAGACCTACCGCCTGCGCGGATTTGCCCAGCAGACTTACATCAAGGACGGCTTCCGCGCCGGGTCCGTCCCCGGCGGCATCTCCTTCACTGCCGTCTCCCCTACGGACGTGGCCAACCTTCAGCAGATCGAAGTTCTCAAAGGCCCTGCCTCCATCCTCTTCGGGCGCGGGGAGCCTGGCGGCGCGGTAAATTACATCACCCGCACGGCCGGTTTTGAGGATTCCTACAGCATTCAGCAGATGGTCGGCAGCTTTGACTTCTACCGCACCCAGGTCAATGCCAACTGGGCCGCCGTGCCGGACAAGTTCGCCCTCCGTTTCGATGGTGCTTTTGAGACCGGAGATTCCTACATTGATCTGGTGGAGTCGGAGCGCACCTTCATTGCCCCGGCTTTTGCCTGGAAGATCAGCGAGGACACCCTGCTGAATTTCCGCGCGGAATACAGCCACGATGAACGCTCCACCATCCCCGGCATGCCTTATCAGAATGGCAGCGTCATCGGCGGCATCCCTTACGACCGCTATTTTGGGGAACCCGGTTATACCCGCAATGTAACGGACACCTACCGTGCGCTCCTGACCCTGGAGCACCGGTGGAATGAGCATCATAAAACGACTCTCTCCCTCCACGGGCTGACCTCCACCAGTGAAGGAGGCTACTTCATTCTCTTCAACTTCGCTGGCCCGCTCCAGGACCCGGTCACCGGAAACATTGCCCGCTCCGCATCCACCACGGACTTTGCCGAGCATTACCTGACCGCGCGGCTGGATCACCTCATCACCTGGGACCTAGCCCCGGATGTGAAGAACGAGCTGCTCATCTCCGCCGAGTTTGACTACCAGAACAATGACAACATCCGGTACCTCAGCGGGCATACAAGCCTCAATCCCTCAAATCCGGTTTACACGGGTTATCAGCCCAGCCCCCTGGTCCCCGTCCCAGGTTTCCCCACCACTTTTTCAGAGGCCACCGACACGGATGCCAAAGCCTATTCCCTGCTGCTCATGGACAAGGTTTCCTTCGGCGAATCCGTGTTCCTGAATTTTG is a genomic window containing:
- a CDS encoding TonB-dependent siderophore receptor — encoded protein: MKPLPLSLIFTCLSLTPLWAQQAPDAAATEVETLPEVIVSAEAEPKNRYTEPVSNSASRLPENVMEVPRSVQTVTQQVIQDRAIVDPQEAVQNVSGVQRGGSFTGTGETYRLRGFAQQTYIKDGFRAGSVPGGISFTAVSPTDVANLQQIEVLKGPASILFGRGEPGGAVNYITRTAGFEDSYSIQQMVGSFDFYRTQVNANWAAVPDKFALRFDGAFETGDSYIDLVESERTFIAPAFAWKISEDTLLNFRAEYSHDERSTIPGMPYQNGSVIGGIPYDRYFGEPGYTRNVTDTYRALLTLEHRWNEHHKTTLSLHGLTSTSEGGYFILFNFAGPLQDPVTGNIARSASTTDFAEHYLTARLDHLITWDLAPDVKNELLISAEFDYQNNDNIRYLSGHTSLNPSNPVYTGYQPSPLVPVPGFPTTFSEATDTDAKAYSLLLMDKVSFGESVFLNFGARLEWFDASNSSVYVDPGVPFGSSYAELDQGSVNPFVGLVFKPIQQLALYGSYSESTFSFKNIALRTSGGESLDPERARQFELGAKTELLDGRFIASAAFFQINKTDIAAADPGNPLFSINAGEERSRGFELDLAGELAPGWRLLMNYAYLESRIIDAPGGANVGNRRPGVPENSGSIFTTYEIQTGKLKGFGFGGGVYMSDRVAVDTINSGNLAGYAQTDALVFYRRNNWQVQLNVKNLFDNEIFYSTDNSTMVQAGHARTFIASVKFEF
- a CDS encoding glycosyltransferase family 9 protein — encoded protein: MERKKPRILVIRGGAIGDFILTLPAIRLIRETFSGCHLEVLGYPGIMDLALKAGLADSMRSLEHRSMALLFAKGATIDPALVEYLLSFNVVVSYLFDPDGILRGQLEGMGVKTLLECPHSIRPGQGHAAQQLAKPLEKLAMYLEEPEWRKPVLAPAEPAVEPKRIALHLGSGSTKKNWPVENWAQVMAALQQEIGAVELVLITGEAELERGVNVAAFRAEDHWHALPLPELADRLGTCGFFLGHDSGISHLAAACGVPCLLLFGPTDPALWAPPQAGVTVIQAEKGEWQHLKPEQVTAALMARLDEIR
- a CDS encoding helix-turn-helix transcriptional regulator codes for the protein MASFPSTYQLKASELDEVYVAESNIEEHGLVVESHYVPLVPWVQGSTTTRTVRPGFYMHWADEFFDRELRLRCNEELDFYVITFALEGHWQEISGARRRTYDRHAGTMALIRFSQSKEHRAMPTAQAKQARHLTVAIEGSQLRHWLTDRELTEHPQWRRFLNGEGDPCIVAPLTPRARLVVEQIQNCPFQGACRALSMEARCLDLIVEMIVALSPAPLLSSRRLTSQDQERIYAAAELLRKSLEAPPTLMELATRVSLSESKLKSGFHQVFGTTTFGYLRQQRLEKARLLLERGDCTILDASHMVGISNPSHFATLFKQQFGMNPKQFQLNATRQK